A single region of the Lycium barbarum isolate Lr01 chromosome 2, ASM1917538v2, whole genome shotgun sequence genome encodes:
- the LOC132622743 gene encoding probable beta-D-xylosidase 7 isoform X1: MGLHKIVIITTIVSFLSITKSTHPPFSCDISNPDTRKFRFCNSSLPITQRVDDLILHLNLDEKISQLGNTAPAIPRLNIPAYEWWSEALHGLSTEGEGVTFNGSITYATQFPQIILTASTFDEHLWYRIAQAIAREARAVYNAGELKGMTFWAPNVNILRDPRWGRAQETAGEDPMMVGKYAVAYVRGLQGDSFEGGKLKDGHLQASACCKHFAAQDLDYWNGHHRFTFDAQVTPQDMADSFQPPFKTCVEEGKATSLMCAYSRLNGVSNCANYDLLTKTARGQWGFNGYIISDCDAIRVMHNAQGYTIEDAVASSLKAGMDVNCGSFVTNYTRLAMEKKKLQESDIDRALRNIFSIRMRLGLFNGDPKKLEYGDISPIEVCSKEHQDLALEAARNGIVLLKNSARLLPLSKINTTSFAVIGPKANDSHLLLGNYAGIPCNNVSLLQGFQHVVKNLGYHPGCNFVNCTSAAIDEAVDVAKKAQFVFLVMGLDQRVERENWDRIDLGLPGQQEILINAVAQAAVKPVILVLVGGGPIDISFAKKNPKIGGILWIGYPGEAGAAALTQIIFGEHNPGGRLPVTWYPKEFIKVPMTDMNMRPNSSTGYPGRTYRFYQGPKVYEFGYGLSYTNYSYKIASVSHHNLYFNNQTTDKSTKQDSHHNIAISNLGSEVCSKAKMSVKVVVKNKGKIAGKHPVLLFLRHSKVKDDEVPRKQLIGFKSVQLGAGEKTKIKFIVNPCEHFTRADKYGISVIDEGKYFLVVGDEKKPVTVSI; the protein is encoded by the exons ATGGGACTCCATAAAATTGTTATCATCACTACTATCGTCTCTTTTCTCAGCATTACTAAGTCAACTCATCCTCCATTTTCATGTGACATATCCAATCCAGATACCAGAAAATTTCGATTCTGTAATTCCTCATTACCCATTACGCAAAGAGTAGATGATCTAATTTTACACCTGAATTTGGACGAGAAAATATCACAATTGGGTAACACAGCACCAGCCATTCCACGGCTAAATATCCCTGCTTATGAGTGGTGGTCAGAGGCGTTACACGGACTATCGACAGAAGGAGAAGGGGTTACTTTTAATGGAAGTATTACATATGCAACACAGTTCCCTCAGATCATTCTTACTGCTTCTACTTTTGATGAACATCTCTGGTATCGTATTGCTCag GCAATTGCAAGAGAGGCAAGAGCAGTATACAATGCTGGTGAACTAAAGGGAATGACATTCTGGGCACCAAATGTGAACATATTAAGGGATCCAAGATGGGGAAGAGCACAAGAGACAGCTGGTGAAGACCCAATGATGGTTGGAAAATATGCAGTGGCTTATGTAAGAGGACTTCAAGGGGATAGTTTTGAAGGTGGAAAACTCAAAGATGGGCATCTTCAAGCTTCAGCTTGCTGCAAGCACTTTGCTGCTCAAGATTTAGATTACTGGAATGGCCACCATCGTTTCACCTTCGATGCTCAG GTTACACCACAGGATATGGCAGATTCATTTCAACCACCATTTAAGACTTGTGTGGAAGAAGGAAAAGCCACCAGTCTAATGTGTGCTTATAGTCGTCTAAATGGGGTCTCGAACTGTGCTAACTATGATCTCCTGACTAAGACTGCTCGTGGACAGTGGGGTTTCAACGG TTACATTATATCAGATTGCGATGCAATTCGTGTTATGCACAATGCCCAGGGATACACAATTGAAGATGCAGTTGCATCTTCTCTCAAAGCTG GTATGGATGTAAATTGTGGTTCCTTCGTGACAAATTACACGAGATTAGctatggagaagaagaaattacAAGAATCTGATATAGACAGAGCCCTTCGCAATATCTTCTCCATTAGAATGAGGCTAGGACTATTCAATGGTGATCCAAAAAAACTGGAATATGGAGACATTTCTCCTATAGAGGTTTGTAGTAAAGAGCACCAGGATCTAGCCCTTGAAGCAGCAAGAAATGGCATTGTCCTTCTAAAGAATTCTGCCAGACTGCTTCCGCTTTCTAAGATCAACACAACATCCTTTGCTGTAATAGGTCCAAAAGCAAACGATTCTCACTTACTTCTAGGTAATTATGCAGGCATTCCCTGCAATAATGTTTCATTACTCCAAGGATTTCAGCATGTTGTGAAAAACTTAGGCTATCATCCAGGCTGCAATTTTGTCAACTGCACTTCTGCTGCAATAGATGAAGCAGTCGATGTTGCCAAAAAGGCACAGTTTGTTTTTTTAGTGATGGGATTGGACCAGCGTGTGGAGAGGGAGAACTGGGATCGCATAGATTTGGGGCTACCTGGCCAGCAAGAGATTCTTATTAACGCAGTAGCTCAAGCTGCTGTAAAACCTGTTATACTGGTGTTAGTAGGTGGAGGCCCAATTGATATTTCTTTCGCCAAGAAAAACCCGAAAATCGGAGGCATCTTGTGGATTGGTTACCCTGGAGAGGCTGGTGCGGCTGCATTGACACAGATTATATTTGGTGAACATAATCCAG GGGGCAGGTTACCAGTGACTTGGTATCCTAAGGAATTCATAAAAGTACCAATGACAGACATGAATATGAGGCCTAATTCATCGACTGGATATCCGGGGCGCACTTACAGATTCTACCAAGGGCCGaaagtttatgaatttggctatggTCTTAGCTACACTAACTATTCATACAAAATTGCCTCTGTCAGCCATCACAACCTCTACTTCAATAACCAAACAACTGACAAGTCAACAAAACAAGATTCACATCATAATATTGCAATTTCAAATCTTGGATCAGAGGTTTGCAGCAAGGCTAAGATGTCAGTTAAGGTTGTGGTGAAAAACAAGGGAAAAATTGCTGGTAAACATCCTGTGTTGTTGTTTCTTAGGCATTCCAAGGTGAAGGATGATGAGGTTCCAAGAAAGCAGTTGATTGGATTCAAGAGTGTACAATTAGGTGCAGGAGAAAAAACCAAGATTAAATTTATTGTGAACCCTTGTGAACACTTTACAAGGGCTGATAAATATGGTATATCAGTAATTgatgaagggaaatattttctTGTTGTGGGAGATGAGAAGAAACCTGTTACTGTTTCCATATGA
- the LOC132622743 gene encoding probable beta-D-xylosidase 7 isoform X2 — MGLHKIVIITTIVSFLSITKSTHPPFSCDISNPDTRKFRFCNSSLPITQRVDDLILHLNLDEKISQLGNTAPAIPRLNIPAYEWWSEALHGLSTEGEGVTFNGSITYATQFPQIILTASTFDEHLWYRIAQVYIILLYLEARAVYNAGELKGMTFWAPNVNILRDPRWGRAQETAGEDPMMVGKYAVAYVRGLQGDSFEGGKLKDGHLQASACCKHFAAQDLDYWNGHHRFTFDAQVTPQDMADSFQPPFKTCVEEGKATSLMCAYSRLNGVSNCANYDLLTKTARGQWGFNGYIISDCDAIRVMHNAQGYTIEDAVASSLKAGMDVNCGSFVTNYTRLAMEKKKLQESDIDRALRNIFSIRMRLGLFNGDPKKLEYGDISPIEVCSKEHQDLALEAARNGIVLLKNSARLLPLSKINTTSFAVIGPKANDSHLLLGNYAGIPCNNVSLLQGFQHVVKNLGYHPGCNFVNCTSAAIDEAVDVAKKAQFVFLVMGLDQRVERENWDRIDLGLPGQQEILINAVAQAAVKPVILVLVGGGPIDISFAKKNPKIGGILWIGYPGEAGAAALTQIIFGEHNPGGRLPVTWYPKEFIKVPMTDMNMRPNSSTGYPGRTYRFYQGPKVYEFGYGLSYTNYSYKIASVSHHNLYFNNQTTDKSTKQDSHHNIAISNLGSEVCSKAKMSVKVVVKNKGKIAGKHPVLLFLRHSKVKDDEVPRKQLIGFKSVQLGAGEKTKIKFIVNPCEHFTRADKYGISVIDEGKYFLVVGDEKKPVTVSI; from the exons ATGGGACTCCATAAAATTGTTATCATCACTACTATCGTCTCTTTTCTCAGCATTACTAAGTCAACTCATCCTCCATTTTCATGTGACATATCCAATCCAGATACCAGAAAATTTCGATTCTGTAATTCCTCATTACCCATTACGCAAAGAGTAGATGATCTAATTTTACACCTGAATTTGGACGAGAAAATATCACAATTGGGTAACACAGCACCAGCCATTCCACGGCTAAATATCCCTGCTTATGAGTGGTGGTCAGAGGCGTTACACGGACTATCGACAGAAGGAGAAGGGGTTACTTTTAATGGAAGTATTACATATGCAACACAGTTCCCTCAGATCATTCTTACTGCTTCTACTTTTGATGAACATCTCTGGTATCGTATTGCTCaggtatatattattttgctctATTTAG AGGCAAGAGCAGTATACAATGCTGGTGAACTAAAGGGAATGACATTCTGGGCACCAAATGTGAACATATTAAGGGATCCAAGATGGGGAAGAGCACAAGAGACAGCTGGTGAAGACCCAATGATGGTTGGAAAATATGCAGTGGCTTATGTAAGAGGACTTCAAGGGGATAGTTTTGAAGGTGGAAAACTCAAAGATGGGCATCTTCAAGCTTCAGCTTGCTGCAAGCACTTTGCTGCTCAAGATTTAGATTACTGGAATGGCCACCATCGTTTCACCTTCGATGCTCAG GTTACACCACAGGATATGGCAGATTCATTTCAACCACCATTTAAGACTTGTGTGGAAGAAGGAAAAGCCACCAGTCTAATGTGTGCTTATAGTCGTCTAAATGGGGTCTCGAACTGTGCTAACTATGATCTCCTGACTAAGACTGCTCGTGGACAGTGGGGTTTCAACGG TTACATTATATCAGATTGCGATGCAATTCGTGTTATGCACAATGCCCAGGGATACACAATTGAAGATGCAGTTGCATCTTCTCTCAAAGCTG GTATGGATGTAAATTGTGGTTCCTTCGTGACAAATTACACGAGATTAGctatggagaagaagaaattacAAGAATCTGATATAGACAGAGCCCTTCGCAATATCTTCTCCATTAGAATGAGGCTAGGACTATTCAATGGTGATCCAAAAAAACTGGAATATGGAGACATTTCTCCTATAGAGGTTTGTAGTAAAGAGCACCAGGATCTAGCCCTTGAAGCAGCAAGAAATGGCATTGTCCTTCTAAAGAATTCTGCCAGACTGCTTCCGCTTTCTAAGATCAACACAACATCCTTTGCTGTAATAGGTCCAAAAGCAAACGATTCTCACTTACTTCTAGGTAATTATGCAGGCATTCCCTGCAATAATGTTTCATTACTCCAAGGATTTCAGCATGTTGTGAAAAACTTAGGCTATCATCCAGGCTGCAATTTTGTCAACTGCACTTCTGCTGCAATAGATGAAGCAGTCGATGTTGCCAAAAAGGCACAGTTTGTTTTTTTAGTGATGGGATTGGACCAGCGTGTGGAGAGGGAGAACTGGGATCGCATAGATTTGGGGCTACCTGGCCAGCAAGAGATTCTTATTAACGCAGTAGCTCAAGCTGCTGTAAAACCTGTTATACTGGTGTTAGTAGGTGGAGGCCCAATTGATATTTCTTTCGCCAAGAAAAACCCGAAAATCGGAGGCATCTTGTGGATTGGTTACCCTGGAGAGGCTGGTGCGGCTGCATTGACACAGATTATATTTGGTGAACATAATCCAG GGGGCAGGTTACCAGTGACTTGGTATCCTAAGGAATTCATAAAAGTACCAATGACAGACATGAATATGAGGCCTAATTCATCGACTGGATATCCGGGGCGCACTTACAGATTCTACCAAGGGCCGaaagtttatgaatttggctatggTCTTAGCTACACTAACTATTCATACAAAATTGCCTCTGTCAGCCATCACAACCTCTACTTCAATAACCAAACAACTGACAAGTCAACAAAACAAGATTCACATCATAATATTGCAATTTCAAATCTTGGATCAGAGGTTTGCAGCAAGGCTAAGATGTCAGTTAAGGTTGTGGTGAAAAACAAGGGAAAAATTGCTGGTAAACATCCTGTGTTGTTGTTTCTTAGGCATTCCAAGGTGAAGGATGATGAGGTTCCAAGAAAGCAGTTGATTGGATTCAAGAGTGTACAATTAGGTGCAGGAGAAAAAACCAAGATTAAATTTATTGTGAACCCTTGTGAACACTTTACAAGGGCTGATAAATATGGTATATCAGTAATTgatgaagggaaatattttctTGTTGTGGGAGATGAGAAGAAACCTGTTACTGTTTCCATATGA